In Thermoplasmatales archaeon, a genomic segment contains:
- a CDS encoding V-type ATP synthase subunit K (produces ATP from ADP in the presence of a proton gradient across the membrane; the K subunit is a nonenzymatic component which binds the dimeric form by interacting with the G and E subunits), whose amino-acid sequence MAASDDEIRSEIIIGCMLAASITGIASAIGLALTGVSAVGVVAEKPELFGKTLILQLLPMTQSIYGLLTAILLMMGGGLLGGGGALTPLMGRGAIFIGMVVGFTGLSAIMQGMIASSAIAGTARNPGITARGIMYAATAETMAIFGLLVAILLMTGIGFL is encoded by the coding sequence ATGGCTGCAAGCGATGATGAAATAAGGAGCGAAATAATAATTGGATGCATGTTAGCTGCATCAATAACAGGGATAGCATCCGCAATAGGCCTCGCATTAACAGGCGTGTCTGCGGTTGGGGTGGTTGCGGAGAAGCCTGAGCTATTTGGAAAAACCCTTATACTTCAACTCCTTCCAATGACTCAATCAATTTATGGTTTGCTCACCGCGATATTGCTTATGATGGGTGGCGGGCTCCTGGGCGGAGGAGGAGCGCTTACTCCATTAATGGGGAGAGGAGCGATATTTATAGGAATGGTAGTAGGCTTCACAGGGCTATCTGCTATTATGCAGGGAATGATTGCATCCTCAGCTATTGCTGGCACCGCAAGAAATCCAGGCATAACCGCTCGCGGTATAATGTATGCTGCAACAGCGGAAACGATGGCGATATTTGGTTTGCTTGTTGCAATTCTGCTCATGACTGGAATAGGTTTTCTATGA